A region from the Pseudomonadota bacterium genome encodes:
- a CDS encoding caspase family protein — MKKALIVGINNYPQSPLRGCVNDANDWNSTLRDKGFTNSVLLDSVATKSNILSGLNWLVSGAVSGDSLVFCYSGHGSKVRDTNGDEADLYDEILCPVDFFSGQYVSDDNLRSIFSALPIGVSLDVFIDSCYSGTATRSANLKPNKFTFRCIPGPITNGALSQKVVTLVLNLNHCLWAGCKDNQTSAEGVVGGVYRGLFTYYAARKIRAGGIRSDLISSIQSSVTSKNPSQTPQLECTQAESLHQPFL, encoded by the coding sequence ATGAAGAAAGCCCTCATTGTTGGTATTAATAATTATCCCCAATCCCCACTTCGCGGATGTGTTAACGACGCGAACGACTGGAATAGTACTTTACGGGATAAAGGTTTTACAAATTCAGTTCTCCTCGATTCTGTGGCGACAAAATCTAATATCCTGTCTGGCTTGAATTGGCTTGTTTCAGGCGCAGTATCTGGAGATTCTTTAGTGTTTTGTTATTCCGGTCATGGTTCTAAAGTTCGCGATACCAACGGAGATGAGGCAGATTTATACGATGAAATTCTCTGTCCAGTAGATTTTTTTAGTGGACAATACGTGTCTGATGATAATTTAAGGTCCATTTTCTCGGCTCTCCCCATTGGTGTCTCCTTAGATGTATTTATAGATTCCTGTTATTCCGGGACGGCTACTAGAAGTGCGAATTTGAAGCCAAATAAATTTACATTTCGTTGTATTCCAGGACCAATCACTAATGGCGCTTTATCTCAGAAGGTCGTTACTCTTGTCCTCAACTTGAATCATTGTCTATGGGCGGGATGTAAAGACAATCAAACTTCCGCCGAGGGAGTTGTTGGTGGAGTCTATAGAGGTTTGTTTACTTATTATGCTGCCCGAAAAATTCGCGCGGGCGGAATTCGTTCTGATTTGATTTCAAGTATACAATCTTCTGTAACAAGTAAAAATCCCTCTCAAACTCCTCAACTCGAATGTACTCAGGCCGAGAGTCTGCATCAACCCTTCTTGTGA
- a CDS encoding HK97 gp10 family phage protein: MSDASRVAAELEMFALKKWSQTELYVRQFSNQAQDRSRSLAPGPDTGTLDRSIKYTEKSLGVFNLEVTSEIEPNANPDTGITADIYGRHQNDGHYSIFLRRSVPPILFMETGGEECYVDLMGKLSGIWGGI; the protein is encoded by the coding sequence ATGAGTGACGCATCTAGAGTTGCCGCCGAATTAGAAATGTTCGCACTCAAGAAATGGTCGCAGACAGAGCTATATGTAAGGCAATTCTCGAACCAAGCCCAAGATCGTTCGAGGTCGCTTGCACCCGGTCCGGACACGGGGACTCTTGATCGGAGTATAAAATATACTGAAAAGTCTCTCGGAGTTTTTAACCTAGAGGTAACTTCGGAAATTGAGCCGAATGCAAATCCCGATACTGGAATTACTGCCGATATTTATGGACGGCACCAAAACGATGGGCACTACTCGATTTTTCTTCGGAGATCTGTCCCCCCAATTTTATTCATGGAAACGGGCGGCGAAGAATGCTATGTTGATTTAATGGGCAAACTGTCTGGTATTTGGGGAGGAATTTAG
- a CDS encoding phage tail tape measure protein — protein sequence MGKMNFSGMAGAIPILKNIDNSLMLMGQHLNLFSSQSAKLGQVFTPMASGATKASTATKSVTTSMTQLQAVSGRVSSSTARVTSSMSAMGAAGKSALGGIVGAGERAIATMSALSAATTSVGRSMARMGTLAAIPMAGMRGLSGAITGSLLASSAGMLLNPFNAAPLAAGYGVYTQGNVSKAASEAAAKSWQPGMSQRDIDAIKQAVMSNSRAAAGQSIYSPTDIAKMWAEYAGMGGDVSAGKITDSLSKVFTNYAQAINVPDIGTALNTLVSQNMVWNGQEKAFNEAALRNTSDMMAMLVAQTKLKGTDLNDLLKDVSPVAKAYGLSQEETYAMTGGMAQLGLNPQQAGMALRRILLRGTPNVSALEKQEAYNQGITNEKGNIIDAETGKEISLSYVNQALDQLDLTWADINPEKNTNGIVGVFQDIASKMKEAGMSPEQQQAWMKTVYGLQGVTPAQMLTQNPEYLLDLYEKIKKSSGAANSMSNIMTDNMIDQLKMLGSAVKGTAQDIGAYFEPSVVKLTKFLKDSALPGLENLGSAIAAGDWEGAADIVGSAVDFLGQKFEDSGPVLTDWINNGIDGLDEFSQRLADFTSGGGVSDLFGGLGEWAQNIWDGIDWSQVDTITSNLSTAFNNAWDQSMTWFQGKLDAINWDNVGTRLGTALETGGAWLLKIADKIPWASLTTAATNALTGIVLKINWTGAFAGAKATAESIGGAVYTGVVNSGLATYLQTAATNFANTIMMAVGSAAVSLANIAMKAGVSPTTVAGVTDATVNEGKGIYNTALNAGKTLLDPIGPYNLLHSTNAQGDYTGFGDFLYKDENGNYQFKYPWSPVELGSSSIWDGSKKTDIGGQFGNTLPKSSGFSENAGNKVLGEPEQFYRTSYDESSGNRITKVDTSYLTSSKQIIEDKEPLLWMDAFIKQRSTLKDAADLATNNCAHLATDFIQDARAYAKATPSPNDDVWANNLKFLGLYGTNSNGEVLNHAVPAYSPSGKWDAGSTYVIEPKGVDLNNEGKLTASNYGPLSTAGSLFGISGFNIEQAKIYDKYSMQDPYTGVKGIGQNQTDFSLENGPVLWPNSEKPEEGWKLFTGVGGTEEKSYPGLESSPLVGDRAVQATYKAAKSSGYEVPHDSDDSGSSSKSSSKSNSKNSESTSKNTEQSAMSLDSIDSTLKSLGNQPVMLSGTRADKSTYQKEFYADDARSIIKELDAAGTKITSIAKLQKDSSGNILPPSDSDIITNKNQLQQENNDIIGKNNIVIGDMAEAVRNFPPELASQFTDVNDINYDAIAKAIGDVYFQGDQSKISGETLKSWDDTIKGTNADLIADLKLLLAGLIENRKVEEKIAEKTDETSKNTKKIAGFDYKDPFKTLTPYVPSVSTSDSSKSPSTQQNKVPYVDQNEAQEEYDPKFYRSYIGATEGYIPWLEQEEGARRISSWGLGAAGKLNGLGLTSGNGDIPTGPYTTQEMVNQAIIKIAPQLDEEELIRLKEKIESEGFNADLLIDTSKADASLTDIKSDASKSTTSIHKINVDNYSVLLAKMENSKSTSSTHTIYTIHKNGGISDFGSGTTTLPDNSVFDWGAPFKRVSESQASLISDLKTSEGTPIDTAEALNKIPWMNDNQKNIVKKMLEIVEKDKTDQGDYQGVVNALTNLNNGNLKFIPEINNCVSGAEKLQDAFIAAGFGKYAAIGDSGSHAFNVISPDETFSPSTSLIIDSTPGQSDDTFYPNWAAAASSSRASFASDVDLRRDFPDTSQTIELKNGVYQVSQNFGMDPFKVWKYLPTDVASIGGDEFSRSSDAIKLNWDTSQVDLLKSTLSEGGQFSISADTSSANASLEEFKTKAIQPTNSKHSIFADNSAPLQAVSLNKQPTWSQHTIYVKQVTNFSKGTSTLSDGSIFSFDAFKSPSIPAFAEGGYTGSYQGEATVHPHEVILNAAQQRGVSDAISGNNSARPIYISIDARGSMETDWDGVVAKIKSALQDDSYR from the coding sequence ATGGGGAAGATGAATTTTAGTGGTATGGCCGGAGCCATTCCCATCCTAAAGAATATTGACAATTCTTTAATGTTAATGGGTCAGCATCTCAATCTTTTTTCCTCACAAAGTGCAAAACTCGGACAGGTATTCACACCTATGGCCTCTGGTGCTACCAAAGCCTCCACCGCTACTAAATCCGTAACAACTTCCATGACCCAGTTGCAGGCTGTTTCTGGACGAGTCTCTTCATCTACAGCCAGAGTAACCAGTTCAATGTCTGCCATGGGCGCAGCAGGAAAATCGGCGTTAGGAGGAATCGTTGGTGCCGGAGAACGTGCCATAGCTACTATGAGTGCTCTCTCTGCCGCCACCACGTCCGTTGGGCGCTCTATGGCCCGTATGGGTACTCTAGCGGCCATTCCTATGGCCGGAATGAGGGGCCTAAGTGGAGCGATTACAGGCTCGTTATTAGCGTCCTCTGCGGGAATGCTACTAAACCCGTTCAATGCTGCCCCACTAGCGGCTGGCTACGGTGTTTATACCCAAGGAAATGTGAGTAAAGCAGCTTCAGAAGCAGCCGCTAAGTCTTGGCAACCCGGCATGTCTCAGCGAGATATAGATGCGATTAAGCAAGCAGTAATGAGCAATTCTCGCGCCGCCGCTGGACAGTCGATTTATAGTCCTACCGATATCGCAAAAATGTGGGCTGAGTATGCAGGAATGGGCGGAGACGTTTCTGCTGGGAAAATTACTGATAGTTTATCAAAAGTTTTTACTAATTATGCCCAAGCAATAAACGTTCCTGATATTGGAACCGCGCTCAACACCCTTGTATCTCAAAATATGGTTTGGAATGGCCAAGAGAAAGCGTTTAATGAAGCCGCCCTTCGAAATACCTCTGATATGATGGCAATGTTAGTTGCCCAGACTAAACTCAAGGGTACAGATCTTAACGATCTATTGAAAGATGTTTCCCCTGTAGCAAAAGCATATGGTTTGTCCCAAGAAGAGACTTACGCTATGACGGGCGGCATGGCCCAACTCGGTCTCAATCCTCAACAGGCAGGCATGGCCCTTCGTAGAATTCTGTTGCGTGGAACTCCTAACGTTTCTGCGCTGGAAAAACAAGAGGCTTATAACCAAGGTATCACAAATGAGAAAGGTAACATAATTGATGCCGAAACTGGAAAAGAAATTTCCTTATCCTACGTCAACCAAGCTCTTGACCAACTCGACCTTACTTGGGCCGATATTAATCCAGAAAAAAACACAAACGGCATAGTGGGAGTTTTCCAAGATATTGCTTCAAAAATGAAAGAAGCGGGAATGTCCCCCGAGCAGCAACAGGCTTGGATGAAGACTGTTTATGGGTTGCAGGGCGTTACTCCTGCCCAGATGCTTACCCAAAATCCAGAATATTTACTTGATTTGTATGAGAAAATCAAAAAATCTTCTGGCGCAGCCAACTCTATGTCCAATATTATGACCGATAACATGATTGACCAACTTAAAATGTTGGGATCTGCGGTCAAAGGCACTGCTCAGGACATAGGTGCATATTTTGAACCTAGTGTAGTAAAACTTACCAAGTTTTTAAAAGATTCCGCCCTTCCCGGTCTGGAAAATCTCGGTTCCGCCATCGCCGCTGGAGATTGGGAAGGAGCCGCTGATATAGTAGGCTCCGCCGTTGATTTCCTTGGACAAAAGTTCGAAGATTCCGGACCTGTCCTAACAGATTGGATTAATAATGGAATAGACGGCCTAGACGAGTTTTCCCAGCGACTTGCAGATTTTACATCTGGAGGGGGAGTTTCTGATCTCTTTGGTGGACTTGGAGAATGGGCTCAAAACATTTGGGACGGGATAGACTGGTCCCAAGTAGATACCATTACAAGTAATTTATCCACGGCATTTAATAATGCCTGGGACCAATCGATGACTTGGTTCCAGGGGAAACTCGATGCCATTAACTGGGATAATGTTGGTACCAGACTTGGGACGGCCCTAGAAACTGGCGGAGCATGGCTACTCAAAATTGCTGATAAAATTCCTTGGGCAAGCTTAACTACTGCGGCTACTAATGCTTTAACGGGAATAGTACTTAAAATTAACTGGACAGGAGCGTTTGCGGGTGCAAAAGCTACAGCGGAATCTATAGGTGGTGCGGTTTACACGGGAGTCGTAAATTCCGGACTTGCAACTTATTTACAAACCGCTGCTACCAATTTTGCCAATACAATAATGATGGCCGTAGGGAGTGCCGCGGTATCTCTTGCAAATATTGCGATGAAGGCGGGGGTGAGTCCTACTACCGTTGCAGGTGTAACGGATGCTACTGTTAACGAGGGAAAAGGAATCTATAATACAGCTTTAAACGCTGGGAAAACATTGTTAGACCCAATAGGTCCTTATAATTTATTACATTCTACAAACGCACAAGGGGACTATACTGGATTCGGAGACTTTCTTTATAAAGATGAAAATGGCAATTATCAATTTAAATATCCTTGGAGTCCAGTAGAACTGGGGAGTTCATCGATATGGGATGGAAGTAAAAAAACGGATATCGGCGGCCAGTTTGGGAATACTCTTCCTAAAAGTTCTGGTTTTTCTGAAAATGCAGGAAATAAAGTTTTGGGCGAACCTGAACAGTTTTATAGGACATCGTATGATGAAAGCTCTGGGAATAGAATTACCAAAGTAGACACGTCGTATTTGACCAGTTCCAAACAGATAATTGAAGACAAAGAACCTCTTTTGTGGATGGACGCATTTATAAAACAAAGAAGCACACTTAAAGATGCGGCAGACTTAGCGACGAATAACTGTGCCCACCTAGCAACCGATTTTATACAAGACGCAAGAGCTTATGCAAAAGCTACTCCCTCCCCAAATGACGATGTTTGGGCAAATAATTTAAAGTTTTTGGGACTATACGGGACGAATTCCAATGGGGAGGTGCTTAACCATGCGGTGCCAGCATACTCACCATCTGGAAAATGGGACGCTGGATCTACATATGTAATTGAACCCAAAGGGGTTGATTTAAATAACGAAGGCAAGCTAACTGCGAGTAATTACGGTCCCTTGAGTACCGCTGGATCGTTATTTGGGATTAGTGGGTTTAATATAGAACAGGCGAAGATATATGATAAATATTCCATGCAGGACCCATATACAGGCGTTAAAGGAATCGGACAGAACCAAACCGATTTTTCTTTAGAAAATGGCCCTGTTCTTTGGCCCAATTCAGAAAAACCAGAAGAGGGGTGGAAATTATTTACTGGTGTCGGCGGCACAGAAGAAAAATCATATCCAGGTCTAGAAAGTAGTCCTCTCGTAGGAGATAGAGCAGTTCAAGCAACATACAAAGCGGCGAAATCTAGTGGTTATGAGGTTCCTCACGATAGCGACGATTCGGGTTCCAGTTCAAAATCTAGTTCAAAATCCAACTCGAAAAATTCAGAATCTACTTCCAAAAATACAGAACAATCAGCGATGTCTTTAGACAGTATAGACTCCACACTAAAGTCGTTAGGAAATCAACCCGTAATGTTGTCGGGGACTAGGGCGGATAAGTCTACCTATCAAAAGGAATTCTATGCTGACGATGCCAGGTCGATAATCAAAGAATTAGATGCCGCTGGTACTAAGATAACTTCAATAGCCAAACTACAAAAAGATTCTAGTGGGAACATTCTCCCTCCATCGGACTCAGACATAATTACAAACAAAAATCAATTACAACAAGAGAATAACGATATTATCGGAAAGAATAATATAGTCATTGGAGATATGGCGGAAGCGGTTCGGAATTTTCCGCCAGAACTTGCTTCACAATTTACAGATGTAAATGACATAAACTATGATGCAATAGCAAAGGCTATTGGGGATGTTTATTTCCAGGGAGATCAGAGCAAGATTTCTGGAGAAACTCTAAAATCTTGGGACGATACCATAAAAGGAACGAATGCAGATTTAATTGCGGACTTAAAACTTCTTCTGGCTGGATTAATTGAAAACAGAAAAGTTGAAGAAAAAATAGCAGAAAAAACCGACGAAACCTCCAAAAACACAAAGAAGATTGCGGGTTTTGACTATAAAGATCCTTTTAAAACTCTAACCCCATATGTTCCTTCCGTCTCAACCAGTGATTCTTCTAAATCTCCATCTACCCAACAAAATAAAGTTCCTTATGTGGATCAAAATGAGGCTCAAGAAGAATATGACCCAAAGTTTTATAGGTCTTATATTGGCGCGACCGAAGGGTATATCCCCTGGTTAGAACAGGAGGAGGGAGCTCGCAGAATAAGTTCTTGGGGGCTAGGGGCGGCAGGGAAATTGAATGGGCTTGGTTTGACCTCTGGAAACGGAGATATTCCAACAGGTCCTTATACTACACAAGAAATGGTAAATCAAGCGATTATAAAAATTGCTCCTCAGCTAGATGAAGAAGAACTTATAAGACTTAAAGAAAAAATAGAGTCAGAAGGTTTTAATGCTGATTTATTGATAGATACTTCTAAAGCCGACGCATCCTTAACAGATATTAAATCTGATGCATCCAAATCGACTACTTCTATTCACAAAATAAATGTAGATAATTATTCTGTTCTTTTAGCAAAAATGGAGAATTCCAAGTCTACTAGTAGTACGCACACCATATATACGATTCATAAAAATGGAGGAATTTCAGATTTTGGTTCGGGAACCACAACCTTACCGGATAATTCGGTTTTTGATTGGGGAGCGCCATTTAAAAGGGTAAGTGAGTCTCAAGCGTCTTTAATTTCTGATTTAAAAACTTCTGAAGGTACACCAATAGATACGGCAGAGGCATTAAATAAGATTCCTTGGATGAATGATAATCAAAAAAATATTGTAAAAAAAATGTTAGAAATTGTCGAAAAAGACAAAACTGATCAGGGCGATTATCAGGGAGTGGTTAACGCACTTACTAATTTAAATAATGGAAATTTAAAATTTATCCCTGAGATAAATAACTGTGTCAGTGGCGCGGAAAAACTTCAAGACGCTTTTATTGCAGCAGGTTTTGGTAAATATGCCGCTATAGGTGATTCTGGGTCTCATGCCTTCAACGTCATTTCTCCAGATGAAACGTTTTCCCCGTCCACCTCGCTTATCATTGATAGCACTCCGGGACAGTCAGATGATACTTTTTATCCGAATTGGGCCGCAGCCGCCTCCTCCTCCAGAGCATCCTTTGCTTCTGATGTCGATCTCCGTCGCGATTTTCCCGATACATCTCAAACTATTGAATTAAAAAATGGAGTATACCAAGTATCCCAAAATTTTGGGATGGACCCATTTAAGGTGTGGAAATATTTGCCCACAGACGTTGCTTCCATTGGTGGAGATGAATTTTCTCGTTCTTCTGACGCAATTAAGTTGAATTGGGACACTTCCCAAGTTGATTTACTAAAATCTACTCTTTCCGAGGGAGGCCAATTTTCCATTTCTGCGGATACCTCTTCGGCTAATGCGTCCTTAGAGGAATTCAAGACCAAAGCTATCCAACCCACTAATTCAAAACACTCAATATTCGCAGATAATTCTGCTCCGCTTCAAGCGGTCTCTCTTAATAAACAACCAACTTGGTCTCAACATACGATTTATGTAAAACAAGTAACTAATTTTTCTAAAGGGACATCAACCCTTTCCGATGGGAGCATATTTAGTTTTGACGCATTTAAATCCCCCAGTATTCCCGCCTTTGCCGAAGGAGGTTATACTGGATCTTACCAAGGAGAAGCGACGGTGCATCCACACGAAGTTATTCTTAATGCGGCTCAACAAAGAGGGGTTTCGGATGCTATATCTGGCAATAACTCTGCGAGGCCAATATATATTAGTATAGATGCAAGGGGATCAATGGAGACTGATTGGGATGGGGTTGTTGCGAAGATAAAGTCTGCACTCCAGGATGATTCATATAGGTAG